The stretch of DNA AGATCGGCTTCAACCGGATCTCGATGGGCGTGCAGGACCTCTGCTCGCGTGTCCAGGAAGCCGTGCAACGCGTACAGCCGACCGAGATGACCTACGCGTTCTACTCGATGTGCCGCGACGTGGGCTTCGAGAGTGTGAACATGGACCTGATCTACGGTCTTCCCTACCAGAACGTCGAGCGCTTCGGCGAGACGGTGGACCAGGTCGTCGAGTGGGGGCCCGATCGCGTGGCCGTGTTCAACTACGCGCACGTCCCGTGGATCAAGCCGCACCAGGAGAGAATGCCGGCCGAGGCGCTTCCCGAACCGCGCGAGAAGGTTGCGATCTTCCTCGAGACCGCGCGGCGCTTCACCGCCGGTGGCTACGAGGCGATCGGGATCGACCACTTCGCGAAGAAGGACGACGCACTGGCCGTGGCGCGCCGCGCCGAGAACCTGCGGCGGAACTTCATGGGCTACACGACACAGCCCGAGACCGAGGCCGTGGCCTTCGGCGTGACCAGCATCAGCGAGATCAGCGGGACCTACGCGCAGAACGCCACCCGCCTGAGCGAGTACCAACGCCAGGTGAAGTCCGGGCAGCTCACCACGCACCGCGGCGTTCGCATGAGCGACGACGATCGTCTGCGCAACGAGGTCATCATGGATCTCATGTGCAACCTGGCGATCGACAAGCGTCGCGTCGAACAGCGCCACGGCGTGGACTTCGACGCCACCTTCGCGGACGCTCTCGAGGCGTTGCGGGAGATGGTCGACGACGGGCTGGTGGAGTTGAGTGACGACCGCATCGGTATGACCGAGCGCGGTTACCT from Candidatus Krumholzibacteriia bacterium encodes:
- the hemN gene encoding oxygen-independent coproporphyrinogen III oxidase, whose translation is IGFNRISMGVQDLCSRVQEAVQRVQPTEMTYAFYSMCRDVGFESVNMDLIYGLPYQNVERFGETVDQVVEWGPDRVAVFNYAHVPWIKPHQERMPAEALPEPREKVAIFLETARRFTAGGYEAIGIDHFAKKDDALAVARRAENLRRNFMGYTTQPETEAVAFGVTSISEISGTYAQNATRLSEYQRQVKSGQLTTHRGVRMSDDDRLRNEVIMDLMCNLAIDKRRVEQRHGVDFDATFADALEALREMVDDGLVELSDDRIGMTERGYLFVRNAAMHFDAYLEPPGSSDKPLFSRTV